In Candidatus Planktophila versatilis, the genomic window GATGACACCGTCAAAGCCTTTGACATATTCAAGTGCATGTCGCATCACAAGTGCATCTGAGACGCAGTTCCCATCATCACTAAAGACTCGAACTCGCGCCTCTGAGTTAGCCATCGCACCAATATCTGCCAGATTTTCACCAGCGAGACCTTGCGTCACAGCGCCAACCGGAAACACATCAACTAGTCCCGCTTTTTGTCCTAAGCGAAAGACATGTTCAACAACGCTAGCGTTATCTGCAACCGGTGTTGTGTTGGCCATCGCACTTACCGCAACATAACCCCCTTTAGCAGCAGCGGCCGAGCCAGAGAGAACTGTTTCCGCACTCTCTTTACCAGGTTCACGTAGGTGAGTGTGTAAATCAACCAAACCGGGAAGAATGATGCAATCTTTAGCATCGATTACTTGTGCGCCATCTGGCGTGCTCGGCAAAGTGGCTATTGAGGCAATAACGCCATCTGCGATGCTGATATCAGCCTTAGTTCCGTTAGCGAGGGTTCCACCTTTAATGAATAGTTTCTGGCTCATAGTCAGATCTCCAATTCTTGAGTTCCAGCAAGTAACAAGTACAAGATTGCCATTCTGACACTGACACCATTTTTAACCTGCTCCACAATCACTGATCGGGCGCTATCGGCGCTCTCAGCTGAAATCTCCACGCCGCGATTCATTGGACCTGGATGCATGACGATAGCGTTTGTTTTCATCTTCGAGAGTCGATCTTTATCAAGTCCGAAGAAGCGCGAGTACTCACGTGCGTTGGGCAGATACATCTCCGTCATTCGCTCGATCTGGATGCGTAGCATGATTACCGCATCAACCTCACCGATGACAGAGTCAAAGTCGTAAGAAACTTCTGCCGGCCACGACGAAACGCCAATAGGAAGCAGCGTTGGGGGCGCCACTAGAACTACTTTCGCTCCCAACATCGTAAGCAGCACGACATTGGAACGAGCAACACGTGAGTGCAAGATATCCCCCACGATTGCGATCCGAAGTCCAGTTAAATCCTCATTTCCCCGTGCGCAATGTTTACGAATAGTAAAGGCATCCAGCAGCGCCTGACTTGGGTGCTCGTGTGTTCCATCTCCGGCGTTAATCACAGAACCAGACATCCACTCACCCTTGGCTAAAGTGTGGGCAGCACCGGAGGCGTTGTGTCTGATAATGACCGCATCCGCTCCCATCGCTTGCAAAGTTTGAGCGGTATCTTTCAAGGACTCCCCTTTACTCAAACTCGAACCCTTGGCAGAGAAGTTGATGACGTCTGCCGATAATCGTTTTGCCGCTGCTTCAAAGGAGATGCGAGTTCTGGTGGAATCCTCAGCGAAGAGATTGACAATCGTTCTCCCGCGCAAGGTCGGCAACTTCTTCATCGGACCATCAGATGCTCGAGCCAGGGTCTCGGCTGTATTTAAGATTGAGAGGGCATCGGTTTTTGTCAGATCGTTAATTGATAGTAAGTGGCGCATCATCCGGCCACCTCTTCCAGTAGTACTTCATCTGCGCCATCAGTTTCAACCAGATGCACTTTAATTATCTGTTGCGGTGATGTCGGTAGATTCTTTCCCACATAATCGGCCTTTATTGGCAGTTGACGGTGGCCCCGATCAACTAAGACCGCAAGTTGCACCGTCTTTGGTCGCCCTACTTCGCCCAGGGCATCTAGGGCGGCGCGGATAGTACGTCCTGAGAAGAGAACATCATCAATAAGAACTACGTTTCGGTTTTCAATCCCCGATGGTGGAATCCGCGTGGGAGCCAGAGCTCGCGGAGCACGCAGTCGCAGGTCATCGCGATGCATGGTGATATCAAGAGTTCCGCACTCAACCGGGGCTCCTGCGATTGATTCAATCGCGGCAGCGATCCGAAGTGCCAAGTGGGCGCCGCGAGTTGGAATTCCTAAGAGAGTTACTGTCTCAGAACCTAAATTTCGTTCGAGAATTTCATGGGCAATGCGGGTAATAGCGCGCGTTATATCTGGCGCAGGCAGGGCAACACTCATCTAAATCTCCTTCCCCGCCTCGCAGGACGGGTCGTTAAAGGATGCGGCGCAATGATACCAGCACCAGCAGAGCTCTGTGGATAGCCGGCGCTGCCGTGTCCGCCCAACCCATACCCTCGCTGGATGTATCAACAACCCACAGTGAACGAGATTAACTCCACCCTTCGCGCAATCAGACACTCCAAGTCACTCTCCCTTTCCGATGTGGAAGCCCTTAGTCAGGGGCGAATCAAGGCTGTTGTTCTAGGTTCATACGAACGAGGAGCACGCTCTTTGAGTGTCAAGCGCGCACTGCAGATAGCCGCGCTCTACCAGGTGCCGATTTCGGAGATATTCGGCAACTCTGAAAATAGAGAGCGAAGTTACGGGTCGAAAATCATTCTCGATTTACGCCTTATCAATCACCGAGTACAACAAGAAGGGCGAAACGAGATGGCGAAATACACCAATCTCTCTAGGCTGCTGCAGAAAATAGTGCGTACGAGACAAGATTGGAATGGTGAAGTTATTTCCTTGCGCATAACTGATATTGCAACGCTGGCCATACTCTTCGACGAGAGCGAAGACGATGTGACGAAATGGCTTGAGCGGGAAACGCTCCTACTGAGAATTCGCTAATTAACGGGCGATGCTCGCTTTGATTGTGGAAATTCTTCCCAAAACACCATGAATATATCCCGCTGATTCATCGGTAGAAAGATCCCTGGCCAGATTTAGTGCTTCATCGATAGCGACCGCATCTTCCACATCATCTGACCAGATAATCTCGTAGATAGCAAGACGAAGAATATTGCGATCGACAGCTGGAAGACGATCCATATCCCAGCCTTGGGCATAGGTTGCAATCAGTTCATCGATCTTTCGTCGGTTTTCGGTAATGCCGCCAATGAGCGCTTTTGTGAAATCTCTTATCGGCCTTGCATCTGGCCCCTCATCTGGAACATCGCGAAGAACCAATAAATCAGCTGCCGATGAACCACGGATATCTGACTCGTAAAGCAGATCTAACGTCTGTTTACGAGCTTTACTGCGAGCCGACACTAGTTGGCGCGACCCAGATAAGAACCATCGCGTGTGTCAACAAGAACAATCTCATCCTGCTTAATAAACAATGGAACCTGAATCTGGATTCCAGTCTCAACTGTTGCTGGCTTTGTTCCACCGGAAGAGCGATCGCCCTGGAGTCCTGGTTCAGTGTAAGTAATTTTAAGTGGGACGGATGCGGCCAATTCCAGGTAGAGCGGGTTTCCTTCGTGAATCGCCACTATCGCTTCGGTGTTTTCTAGCATGTAATTCGAAGCCTCACCAACGGTAGCTGCCGAGATAGTCATCTGATCAAAATTTACGTTATCCATAAATACGAAATCATCACCTTCCTTGTATAGGAAGTTCATCTCACGCTTCTCGAGGATCGCAATCTCAATCTTGACACCTGCGTTAAATGTCTTATCCACAACTTTGCCTGTCATTACTTGCTTAAGCTTTGTGCGAACGAATGCTGGGCCTTTGCCAGGCTTAACGTGCTGAAATTCAACCACAGTCCATAGCTGACCATCGATATCAAGTGTCATGCCATTTTTTAGATCATTTGTAGTTGCCACGATAACCCCAGTTCATGCCTTCGCCCATCGAAGTGCAATAGAGAGCGAACTTTACCTCATCAAATTATGTAAGAAGTGCCTTCAAGGCGATGAGCGCTAGTACATATGAATTAGGCCCAAATCCACCAATAGTTCCATTTGCCACACCGGAAATAACCGAGGTATGACGGAATTCTTCACGAGCAAGCGGGTTCGATAGATGCACTTCAATTAAGGGAGCCTTAACCAGGTCTGCTGCATCGCGAATTGCATATGAGTAATGAGTAAAGGCGGCTGGATTAATAATCACCGGGGTGTTGGTATCGGCGGCTTCATGTAACCACCCAATTATCTCGGACTCATCATTGCTCTGCCGCACATCGGCCTCAAAGCCATGAGTCTTTGCAGCGTTTTCAATATGACTCACCAATGCTGGATATGTCATATCCCCGTAGATGGAAGAATCTCGAATATCGAGTCGTCCAAGATTTGGACCATTAAGAACTAATACCTTCATTGGCTAACCTTCTCATATGCGGCTAGAAGTTGGTCGTCAGTTACCGATTCGACTCTCTCGGTTTTGCCAATCTCGGAAATCACTACAAAACGAATCTGCTTTCCGCGTGATTTCTTATCTACTCTCATGGTAGCCAGAAGATTTAGCCAATCCCCTTCCAAGTAGCGAACCGGTAGGCCCAACTGACTGAGTACCTTGACGTGTTGATCGACTAGCTCTTCGTTCATCAAACCCAATGACTGAGCTAGGTGGGCCACATAGACCATTCCAATAGCCACGCACTCTCCATGACGAAGTGAGTACTTGCTCTCTAATTCCACTGCATGACCAAAAGTGTGTCCGTAATTGAGAATCTCGCGCTCGAAACTCTCCTTGAAGTCAGCAGAGACTACTGCCGCCTTGACGCTGATTGCTCTATGGATCAGATCCACTGTAAGTTCACGCGATTCACGAATATTTGCGATGCTCTTATCCGCAATCAAAGCAAGAATCTGTGGGTCACGAATAAATCCGCACTTAACAACCTCTGCCAGACCTGCTGCAAAATCACGATCACTGAGCGTCGACAACCATTGTGGGTCGATAATCACTTCTATCGGAGAATGAAAAGCCCCAATCAGGTTCTTTCCAAAATCGCTATTTATGCCGGTCTTACCACCAACTGCTGCATCAACCATTCCTGCCACAGTGGTGGGAACTGCTATCCAATCTAATCCGCGTAACCACGAAGCGGCAGCAAAACCGGCGAAATCCGTCACTGCTCCCCCACCGATTGCAACAATCAAATCAGAGCGTGTGAATCCGGCTGATCCCAACCAATCCCAAACCTTCAGGAGTGTCTCTGAGCTCTTACCTTTCTCCGAATCAGGAATCCCAAAATAAAAAACTTCCGAATCTTGCGCATCAATCTGAGGGATTGAAGCTTTCATCGATTCTGAGAAAATAACAGCTATTCGTTCGCGCTCTTTGAAATGGGGTGCCAGTGCCTGCAAATAAGGCGTGTCGACTAATACCGAGTAGTTACGTTCTGCGCGAACATCAATGCTTTTCATCCAAGAACCTCAAGTATCTGCGCCACGATTTCACTCTGAGAGCGTCTATTCACGTCAACGACTGTATCTGCTATTGCCTCGTAAATAGGCCGGCGCGCTTCCATCAGCGTCTGCCACTGTCCGCGAGGATTATTGAGAAGCAAAGGACGGTCACGATTGAAACCGATACGAGGCGCAACATTGGCTAAAGAGATATCAAGATATACAACGTGAGATGAAGTCGCTGCTAGTGCAGATTGTGCCTCAGTAGAAATCGGAGCCCCACCACCAAGTGCTAACACCGTGTCGCTCGCCTGAAGTTCTTGCTGCAAAATCTCTCTTTCTATGGCACGAAAGGCATCTTCTCCATCCTCGATGAAGATTTGTGAGACTGACTTATTCTCTCGTTGTTCAATGACGGAATCTGTATCTCGAAATTCCAACGAGAGTTTATTCGCAAGTGATTTTCCAATTGTGGACTTTCCCGAGCCCATAGGGCCAATGAGAATTATTCGCGGGGCCATGGCTTGGCCTACTTGAAACGCAGATTCTTCATATAGGACTCGAAATTTCGACGCACTTCCTGAACTGAGTCACCACCAAACTTTTCAAGAACAGCTTCGGCAAGAACGAGTGCTGCCATCGCTTCTGCTACAACTCCTGACGCAGGAACAGCGCAGACATCAGATCGCTGATTAATAGCCTTAGCAGCCTCACCAGTCTTGACATCAATAGTGTCTAGCGCTTTAGGAACCGTTGAAATCGGTTTCATTGCGATAGAGACTCGTAATATCTCACCATTAGACATTCCGCCTTCCGTGCCACCCGCACGATCAGTACGTCTTGCGATGTGGCCATCTTTCGCGCGTTCAATTTCATCGTGCGCAACTGATCCTCGACGGGTAGCGGTTCTAAATCCATCACCAATCTCAACACCTTTAATCGCTTGAATTCCCATCATCGCAGCGGCAAGGCGGGCATCTAACCTACGATCCCAATGAACATGTGAACCTAAACCTGGAGGTAGATTGTAAGCAAGTACTTCACAAACGCCACCTAAGGTATCTCCATCAGCATGTGCCGCTTCAATCTCAGTAATCATCTTGGCACTTGTTGCCGGGTCGGCACAGCGCACGGGATCTTCATCGATTCGAGCCATATCGTTCTCACCTGGCAGTTCATAACCGTCAGGAATACGAACACTACCGATAGAAACTACGTGGCTAAGAATCGTTATCCCGACTGACTGTTCTAAGAATTTCCTAGCAATAGCACCAAGTGCCACACGCGAAGCTGTTTCACGCGCGCTAGCTCGCTCCAAGAT contains:
- a CDS encoding aspartate carbamoyltransferase catalytic subunit, translated to MRHLLSINDLTKTDALSILNTAETLARASDGPMKKLPTLRGRTIVNLFAEDSTRTRISFEAAAKRLSADVINFSAKGSSLSKGESLKDTAQTLQAMGADAVIIRHNASGAAHTLAKGEWMSGSVINAGDGTHEHPSQALLDAFTIRKHCARGNEDLTGLRIAIVGDILHSRVARSNVVLLTMLGAKVVLVAPPTLLPIGVSSWPAEVSYDFDSVIGEVDAVIMLRIQIERMTEMYLPNAREYSRFFGLDKDRLSKMKTNAIVMHPGPMNRGVEISAESADSARSVIVEQVKNGVSVRMAILYLLLAGTQELEI
- the pyrR gene encoding bifunctional pyr operon transcriptional regulator/uracil phosphoribosyltransferase PyrR, producing MSVALPAPDITRAITRIAHEILERNLGSETVTLLGIPTRGAHLALRIAAAIESIAGAPVECGTLDITMHRDDLRLRAPRALAPTRIPPSGIENRNVVLIDDVLFSGRTIRAALDALGEVGRPKTVQLAVLVDRGHRQLPIKADYVGKNLPTSPQQIIKVHLVETDGADEVLLEEVAG
- a CDS encoding helix-turn-helix domain-containing protein; translated protein: MYQQPTVNEINSTLRAIRHSKSLSLSDVEALSQGRIKAVVLGSYERGARSLSVKRALQIAALYQVPISEIFGNSENRERSYGSKIILDLRLINHRVQQEGRNEMAKYTNLSRLLQKIVRTRQDWNGEVISLRITDIATLAILFDESEDDVTKWLERETLLLRIR
- the nusB gene encoding transcription antitermination factor NusB is translated as MSARSKARKQTLDLLYESDIRGSSAADLLVLRDVPDEGPDARPIRDFTKALIGGITENRRKIDELIATYAQGWDMDRLPAVDRNILRLAIYEIIWSDDVEDAVAIDEALNLARDLSTDESAGYIHGVLGRISTIKASIAR
- the efp gene encoding elongation factor P gives rise to the protein MATTNDLKNGMTLDIDGQLWTVVEFQHVKPGKGPAFVRTKLKQVMTGKVVDKTFNAGVKIEIAILEKREMNFLYKEGDDFVFMDNVNFDQMTISAATVGEASNYMLENTEAIVAIHEGNPLYLELAASVPLKITYTEPGLQGDRSSGGTKPATVETGIQIQVPLFIKQDEIVLVDTRDGSYLGRAN
- the aroQ gene encoding type II 3-dehydroquinate dehydratase; the encoded protein is MKVLVLNGPNLGRLDIRDSSIYGDMTYPALVSHIENAAKTHGFEADVRQSNDESEIIGWLHEAADTNTPVIINPAAFTHYSYAIRDAADLVKAPLIEVHLSNPLAREEFRHTSVISGVANGTIGGFGPNSYVLALIALKALLT
- the aroB gene encoding 3-dehydroquinate synthase, yielding MKSIDVRAERNYSVLVDTPYLQALAPHFKERERIAVIFSESMKASIPQIDAQDSEVFYFGIPDSEKGKSSETLLKVWDWLGSAGFTRSDLIVAIGGGAVTDFAGFAAASWLRGLDWIAVPTTVAGMVDAAVGGKTGINSDFGKNLIGAFHSPIEVIIDPQWLSTLSDRDFAAGLAEVVKCGFIRDPQILALIADKSIANIRESRELTVDLIHRAISVKAAVVSADFKESFEREILNYGHTFGHAVELESKYSLRHGECVAIGMVYVAHLAQSLGLMNEELVDQHVKVLSQLGLPVRYLEGDWLNLLATMRVDKKSRGKQIRFVVISEIGKTERVESVTDDQLLAAYEKVSQ
- a CDS encoding shikimate kinase, coding for MAPRIILIGPMGSGKSTIGKSLANKLSLEFRDTDSVIEQRENKSVSQIFIEDGEDAFRAIEREILQQELQASDTVLALGGGAPISTEAQSALAATSSHVVYLDISLANVAPRIGFNRDRPLLLNNPRGQWQTLMEARRPIYEAIADTVVDVNRRSQSEIVAQILEVLG
- the aroC gene encoding chorismate synthase is translated as MRWITAGESHGQALSAIVEGVPAHVQVTTSDIDFHLARRRLGVGRGARQNFEADKVTILGGIRLGLTQGGPIAIQVGNSEWPKWEKVMSADPVPLEEIENLARNAPLTRPRPGHADMVGMQKYDFDDARPILERASARETASRVALGAIARKFLEQSVGITILSHVVSIGSVRIPDGYELPGENDMARIDEDPVRCADPATSAKMITEIEAAHADGDTLGGVCEVLAYNLPPGLGSHVHWDRRLDARLAAAMMGIQAIKGVEIGDGFRTATRRGSVAHDEIERAKDGHIARRTDRAGGTEGGMSNGEILRVSIAMKPISTVPKALDTIDVKTGEAAKAINQRSDVCAVPASGVVAEAMAALVLAEAVLEKFGGDSVQEVRRNFESYMKNLRFK